One window of Bacteroides sp. AN502(2024) genomic DNA carries:
- a CDS encoding S24 family peptidase, giving the protein MGTILSRIQEIATEEGITIGALERQIGASKGVLSRAINNGTDIQSKWIQTIVENYPRYSPRWLMTGRGEMFDKEPTAPTKQQPTIADERPVASPATKPGDGIPLIPIEAMAGALTSEQTVLEYECERYVVPMFKGADFLIPVKGSSMYPKYSSGDIVACQRVPMSDLFFQWNKVYVIDTNQGALIKRIKPGSDKDHVLIVSDNEKYDPFELPYSAIHAVALVIGVIRLE; this is encoded by the coding sequence ATGGGAACAATTTTATCAAGAATACAAGAAATAGCCACAGAAGAAGGGATAACTATCGGAGCCCTTGAACGCCAAATAGGGGCAAGCAAGGGAGTTTTGTCACGTGCCATAAACAATGGTACAGACATCCAGTCTAAATGGATACAAACAATAGTTGAAAATTATCCCCGTTATTCCCCAAGATGGTTAATGACGGGTAGGGGAGAGATGTTTGATAAAGAACCGACAGCACCCACTAAACAGCAACCGACTATCGCCGATGAACGACCGGTAGCTTCCCCCGCTACAAAGCCGGGCGATGGCATTCCTCTTATTCCCATAGAAGCTATGGCCGGAGCCCTTACAAGTGAGCAGACTGTCCTTGAATATGAATGTGAGCGTTATGTCGTTCCGATGTTTAAGGGCGCAGACTTTCTCATACCTGTAAAGGGATCCAGTATGTACCCCAAATACAGCTCCGGGGACATTGTAGCCTGCCAACGTGTACCAATGTCAGACTTGTTTTTCCAATGGAATAAAGTATATGTCATCGATACAAATCAAGGAGCACTCATTAAACGCATCAAACCGGGAAGCGACAAAGACCACGTTTTAATCGTCTCCGATAACGAGAAATATGACCCATTTGAATTGCCATACTCAGCCATCCATGCCGTCGCGTTAGTTATTGGTGTCATCAGATTAGAATAA